In Eriocheir sinensis breed Jianghai 21 unplaced genomic scaffold, ASM2467909v1 Scaffold1446, whole genome shotgun sequence, the following are encoded in one genomic region:
- the LOC126990094 gene encoding uncharacterized protein LOC126990094 — translation MGVEHPLGNLPNCPALRPPPAHSVAAATYHHLTYSTCTPPRLHLPLPTPVPRPQPAPQDLRPHPTALHALLHPYILPPGTPLLHPIHQQPSLTPVSPHRLLLQPLHQPVASPHPTPRPSQHPTPRRHHPASTPPRP, via the coding sequence ATGGGCGTAGAACACCCCCTGGGCAACCTGCCAAACTGTCCTGCCCTAAGGCCGCCCCCTGCACACTCCGTGGCAGCCGCCACTTATCACCACTTGACCTACTCCACCTGCACGCCTCCACGCCTCCACCTGCCCCTTCCTACACCAGTCCCACGGCCCCAGCCTGCACCACAAGACCTCAGGCCACACCCCACTGCCCTACACGCCCTACTGCACCCCTACATACTGCCGCCAGGCACACCGCTGCTGCACCCCATCCACCAACAGCCCAGCCTGACACCTGTGTCCCCTCATAggctcctcctccagcctctccaTCAGCCCGttgcctccccccaccccactcccCGCCCATCCCAGCACCCcacgccccgccgccaccaccctgcctccacgcctccacgcccatag